From Xenopus laevis strain J_2021 chromosome 7L, Xenopus_laevis_v10.1, whole genome shotgun sequence, one genomic window encodes:
- the LOC108695855 gene encoding olfactory receptor 1020 — translation MDKGNGTPVTEFILVGLSEIPELQQYLFCIFLCIYIITVLGNASIILIYKFSLSLHTPMYFYLSNFSFLEICYVSTSSPKMLQNMLAEKKRISFYGCFTQIYGIVHLAGTEFYVLAAMAYDRYNAICHPLLYRIIMNKAVCIKLLVGSWVIGAANALVHTLLTHTLSFCSNKVNHIFCDVPPLLKLACTDTWINEIVMYIIGGSVTGGAFILIIISYIQIISTILTIHSATGRKKAFSTCTSHLTVVTIFYGSIFFMYLRPKSSYAMHHDTVVAIMYTIIAPLLNPFIYSLRNNDVKSAVRKLLNRRKLAWK, via the coding sequence ATGGATAAGGGAAACGGCACCCCAGTAACAGAATTTATTCTTGTGGGTCTATCAGAGATTCCTGAGCTCCAGCAATATCTTTTTTGCATCTTTTTGTGCATCTATATCATCACTGTACTCGGAAATGCCTCCATTATCCTTATATATAAATTCAGTCTCAGCCTGCACACCCCCATGTATTTTTACCTCAGTAACTTTTCCTTTCTTGAAATCTGTTACGTTTCGACAAGCTCTCcgaaaatgctgcaaaatatgttagcTGAGAAAAAAAGAATATCCTTTTATGGCTGTTTTACCCAGATCTACGGCATTGTGCATCTGGCTGGCACAGAGTTCTATGTGCTTGCAGCCATGGCTTATGATCGATACAACGCTATATGCCACCCTCTCTTGTACAGGATCATTATGAATAAAGCTGTCTGTATTAAGCTTCTTGTTGGCTCATGGGTTATTGGTGCCGCCAATGCTCTTGTTCATACGTTACTTACACACACCTTGTCTTTCTGTTCCAATAAAGTGAATCATATTTTCTGTGATGTCCCACCTTTGCTGAAACTTGCATGCACAGACACCTGGATAAATGAAATCGTCATGTATATTATTGGCGGTTCTGTTACTGGCGGTGCGTTTATACTGATAATCATTTCTTACATACAGATCATCTCAACGATTCTGACAATCCATTCAGCAACGGGCAGGAAGAAGGCTTTCTCCACTTGCACTTCTCACTTGACAGTTGTGACGATATTTTATGGCTCCATCTTCTTTATGTACTTAAGGCCAAAATCAAGTTATGCTATGCATCACGATACGGTGGTCGCTATCATGTATACCATCATAGCTCCgctgctaaacccttttatatataGTCTAAGAAACAATGATGTAAAATCTGCTGTGAGAAAATTACTGAATAGAAGGAAATTAGCCTGGAAATAA